From the genome of Candidatus Rhodoluna planktonica:
CGCGGCAGCGCTGCTGTTGGTTTTGGTAACTCGCCGACGCAAGAAGGCCTAGTCATCCAGCTAAGTTAAGCCAAACCTCGTTAGAGCAGGTCGGCCACCGAGTTTAGAATCTCGGTCGGCCGGAACGGATACTTGGCAATTTCGGCGTCGTCGGCTATTCCGGTGCGCACCAACACAGTGTGCAATCCGGCTTCGATTCCGGCTACCACGTCGGTGTCCATACGGTCACCGATCATTGCGGTTGACTCTGAGTGAGCGCCAATTTTTCGCATCGCACTCCGAAACATCATCGGGTTTGGCTTGCCCACAATATAGGGTTCCATCCCTGTTGCTTTGGTGATCAATGCAGCAACTGACCCGGTTGCTGGAAGAACCCCATCAGCTGAGGGGCCGGTGGCATCGGGGTTTGTGGCAATAAAGCGGGCCCCGTTGATAATCAGCCGAACCGCTTTGGTAAGCATGTCAAAGTTGAAGTTTCGGGTTTCACCTAGCACCACGTAGTCGGGGTTTTGGTCGGTCATCACGTAGCCGATTTCATGCATCGCCGTGGTTAGCCCAGCTTCGCCAATTACATAAGCCGAACCCTTTGGTTGCTGTTTATCCAGAAACGCGGCAGTGGCCAAAGCCGAGGTGAAAATATTTTTTTCTGGGATGTTCAATCCGCCCGAAACAAGTCGAGCTGAAAGATCGCGCGGCGTGTAAATCGAATTGTTGGTTAGTACCAGAAAAGGCGTTTCCTCAGCCTGCCATTTGGCAATAAGTTCAGCAGCCCCAGGTAGGGCAACTCCTTCGTGCACGAGCACGCCATCCATGTCGGTTAGCCAAGAAACTATGTTGCTGCGATCTG
Proteins encoded in this window:
- a CDS encoding HAD-IIA family hydrolase yields the protein MADRSNIVSWLTDMDGVLVHEGVALPGAAELIAKWQAEETPFLVLTNNSIYTPRDLSARLVSGGLNIPEKNIFTSALATAAFLDKQQPKGSAYVIGEAGLTTAMHEIGYVMTDQNPDYVVLGETRNFNFDMLTKAVRLIINGARFIATNPDATGPSADGVLPATGSVAALITKATGMEPYIVGKPNPMMFRSAMRKIGAHSESTAMIGDRMDTDVVAGIEAGLHTVLVRTGIADDAEIAKYPFRPTEILNSVADLL